Below is a window of Dissulfuribacter thermophilus DNA.
CTCCACTGCACTCCTAGCGGCTTCAGCGGCGACTTTTGCCTCCTCTACGAGATTTTGTGCCCCCTGATTCTGTTCATCAACCTTTGAGGCAATATCGGTAATGACTGCGGTCTGTTCCTCAACTGCAGCAGCTATAGCACTTATCAACTCATTTATTTGACCTACTATCTCTATAATCTCTCCTGTAATATCTATAGCTGCCTGACTCTCTGTTTGAATGGCCCTTATCTTATTGGTTATTTCTTCAGTTGAATCCGCAGTCTGACGGGCAAGCTCCTTTACCTCGTTGGCAACTACAGCAAATCCTTTTCCTGCCTCACCGGCCCTAGCAGCCTCTATGGTGGCATTAAGAGCCAATAAATTCGTCTGCTCTGCAATATCGCCTATGAGCTTAATAATCCCCTGAATGTCTTCAGAAACTCTGCCAAGACGATTGATCGTATCCCCTGCTACCTGTGCTTTCTCCACGGCATTATTGACAATCTCATTGGCCCTTGTAGTACTCTGGCTGATCTCCTGGATCGCACTGGAGATCTCATTAATACTTTGCCCCTCCTCTATTATACTCTGGACAATACCTTCACTTACCATAAGCATCTTGCCTGCCCTATCAGCTGCCAATTCTCCCCCATGGGCAGCATTTTCCGAATAGGCTTCAACTGTTGCTGCTTCTTTCTCTATGACCTTGGCTCCATCAGATATCTTTTTGAGTAGTGGCCTTAAATTGCGTAACATTCCATTTATTGCATGAGCTACCTCCCCTATCTCATCTCTACCCTTTATTTCAATATCTTTGCTGAAGTCACCTTGAGCCAGGTGATTAATGCCCTCTTTAAGAGTAAGCACAGGCTTTGTAATAGACCTTGCAATCCAAAGCCCAAATACCACTGCTGTAAATAACATTAAAAAGTTGAGTGTTATGGAAAGGGTCCGCGTAATTGATGCCCACTTCGATGCGGCCAAAATAGCATCCTCAGCACGCTTATCGTAAATTTTTTCTAATCTATCTAAAAGCTCAAATACCTTTTTTGAGGT
It encodes the following:
- a CDS encoding methyl-accepting chemotaxis protein — protein: MKLWQKIAVGFSVIIMVNILNFIILMYQEQKQEVLQHRVDDAVEKQLTLKQIVADHIRWKVNVLVAILNEKMPRVEVNPSLCRLGKFLNRVSATDPEEKRILNSLSSIHENMHQGAYKMQALFRPGAEVDDVFDAMTDIYNRDINKTSKKVFELLDRLEKIYDKRAEDAILAASKWASITRTLSITLNFLMLFTAVVFGLWIARSITKPVLTLKEGINHLAQGDFSKDIEIKGRDEIGEVAHAINGMLRNLRPLLKKISDGAKVIEKEAATVEAYSENAAHGGELAADRAGKMLMVSEGIVQSIIEEGQSINEISSAIQEISQSTTRANEIVNNAVEKAQVAGDTINRLGRVSEDIQGIIKLIGDIAEQTNLLALNATIEAARAGEAGKGFAVVANEVKELARQTADSTEEITNKIRAIQTESQAAIDITGEIIEIVGQINELISAIAAAVEEQTAVITDIASKVDEQNQGAQNLVEEAKVAAEAARSAVEGARQNLENIKKLLQLAREFEEDVRKFRV